DNA from Amycolatopsis sp. DSM 110486:
GCCAGCTTGAGGATCTCGTTTTCCATCTCGAGCTGGCGGGTTTTCTTCCGCAGCTCGGCAAGTTCCTTCTTCTCCGCGCTCGTCAAACGGGTCGTCGAGCCGTTCTCATCGGTCGCATCCTGGGTCATCCGGTTCCGCAGGCACGACTCGCTGATGCCCAGCTCTTTGGCCAGCTCAGCGACCGGTTTGGAGCCCTGACGGGCTAACTCGACGGCGCGACGACGAAACTCAGGCGGGTGTGGTGCAGGCACCGGGACATCCTTCCTGGTGACCCAGGGTCACCTCAGGGCAGGTGTCCGAGCTGCGGGGGACAAGCTCAGTCGCCACCAAACCCGGTACTTGACAGAGGTTCGAGTTCCTCAGGAGTTGAGCCGGTACTTGCGGGCTATGAGCAGTGCCGTTTCGGCCGGGCCGGCGTCTTGCGCGGCTCGTGTCGCACGTTCAGGCGTGATCGCAACCCGTCGCGGTGAGCCGGCGCGAGTGGCCTCGGTCCTACCGACGCTGCGGCGCCCGGAAACGAAAAAGGCGATTGTCGAGATGAGCGCGGAACTGACGGTCCCGGATCGGGAAACCGGCCGCAGGGCGATTCTCTGAGCTATTCATCTTTCGATTTTTGCAGTCCTCGACACCGCGTCGACACGGGTGCGCGCAACCTGTGTGGTTCTTGTGGCGCGACATAGTCGATCCTGCGCACC
Protein-coding regions in this window:
- a CDS encoding transposase, encoding MPAPHPPEFRRRAVELARQGSKPVAELAKELGISESCLRNRMTQDATDENGSTTRLTSAEKKELAELRKKTRQLEMENEILKLAAAYFARENVLPQ